In Nocardia asteroides, the following proteins share a genomic window:
- a CDS encoding iron ABC transporter substrate-binding protein, translated as MPRSSKPLAGLMAIAVAALGVSACSSSSGGADEITVYNAQHESLTKEWAEAFTAETGIKVVLRQGGDTALGNQLVAEGANSPADAFLTENSPAMALVENAGLFADVDPGTLNQVPAQYRPSTGKWTGVAARATVFVYNKDKLPTAGLPVSLLDLAQPQWQGRWGAGTSGADFQAIVAGLLALKGEDVTRAWLRGMKANATSLQNNVATMKAVNSGNPEGGVIYHYYWYRDQAKTKEGSANTALHYFKNQDPGAFVSVSGGGVLKSSKKQEAAQKFLAFVTGKRGQEILRDGTSMEYPVASDVAANPALPPLADLQAPAIDPSKLDSKKVTELMTEAGLL; from the coding sequence ATGCCGCGTAGTTCGAAACCTCTGGCCGGGCTGATGGCGATCGCGGTGGCGGCGCTCGGGGTCAGCGCGTGTTCGTCCTCCTCCGGCGGTGCCGACGAGATCACCGTCTACAACGCCCAGCACGAATCGCTCACCAAGGAGTGGGCCGAGGCGTTCACCGCGGAGACCGGCATCAAGGTCGTCCTGCGCCAGGGTGGCGACACCGCGCTGGGCAATCAGCTCGTCGCCGAGGGCGCCAACTCCCCCGCCGACGCCTTCCTCACCGAGAACTCCCCCGCCATGGCGCTGGTGGAGAACGCGGGCCTGTTCGCCGACGTCGACCCGGGCACGCTGAATCAGGTTCCGGCACAGTACCGTCCGTCGACCGGCAAGTGGACCGGTGTCGCGGCCCGCGCCACGGTGTTCGTCTACAACAAGGACAAGCTGCCCACGGCCGGGCTGCCGGTCTCGCTGCTGGATCTGGCGCAGCCGCAGTGGCAGGGCCGCTGGGGCGCGGGCACTTCCGGCGCCGACTTCCAGGCGATCGTGGCCGGTCTGCTCGCGCTGAAGGGCGAGGACGTCACCCGGGCCTGGCTGCGCGGGATGAAGGCCAACGCCACCTCGCTGCAGAACAATGTGGCCACCATGAAGGCCGTGAACTCGGGCAACCCCGAGGGCGGCGTGATCTACCACTACTACTGGTACCGCGATCAGGCCAAGACCAAGGAGGGCAGCGCGAACACCGCGCTGCACTACTTCAAGAACCAGGACCCGGGTGCCTTCGTCAGCGTGTCCGGTGGCGGCGTGCTGAAGTCGAGCAAGAAACAGGAGGCCGCGCAGAAGTTCCTGGCCTTCGTCACCGGCAAGCGCGGGCAGGAGATCCTGCGCGACGGCACGTCCATGGAGTACCCGGTGGCCAGTGACGTGGCCGCGAATCCGGCGCTGCCGCCGCTGGCCGATCTGCAGGCGCCCGCGATCGATCCGAGCAAGCTGGATTCGAAGAAGGTCACCGAGCTGATGACCGAGGCGGGACTGCTGTAG
- a CDS encoding Rv0361 family membrane protein, with the protein MTNPPEGQQPPFGQQPPGMPAGPPGYPHAGFGPGQTPPPNYPDGPDVIPHQQPPKKKRTGLFIALGLVALVVLGAVVTGVVLTLQGRTPLSSDEKQIEVAIRDFYDTLDSDGFIAAAELACEADRTEIANLTPEQRQQFDVATVSVDIDRVDDIVITGDTAKATVVGKLTLSVAGEEPETEDSTEEHLKKEDGTWKICSAPANKH; encoded by the coding sequence ATGACGAATCCCCCCGAGGGCCAGCAACCCCCCTTCGGTCAGCAGCCGCCCGGCATGCCCGCCGGGCCGCCCGGATACCCGCACGCGGGCTTCGGGCCGGGTCAGACCCCGCCGCCGAACTATCCCGACGGCCCCGACGTGATCCCGCACCAGCAGCCGCCGAAGAAGAAGCGGACGGGGCTGTTCATCGCACTGGGCCTGGTCGCACTGGTCGTCCTCGGCGCGGTGGTCACCGGCGTGGTGCTCACCCTGCAGGGCCGCACGCCACTCTCCTCGGACGAGAAGCAGATCGAGGTCGCCATCCGCGACTTCTACGACACCCTCGACTCCGACGGCTTCATCGCCGCGGCCGAGCTGGCCTGCGAGGCCGACCGCACCGAGATCGCCAACCTCACCCCCGAGCAGCGCCAGCAGTTCGACGTCGCGACCGTCTCGGTGGACATCGACCGGGTCGACGACATCGTGATCACCGGCGACACCGCCAAGGCGACGGTGGTCGGCAAGCTGACCCTCTCGGTGGCGGGCGAGGAGCCCGAGACCGAGGACAGCACCGAGGAGCACCTGAAGAAGGAAGACGGCACCTGGAAGATCTGCTCGGCGCCGGCCAACAAGCACTGA
- a CDS encoding DUF305 domain-containing protein gives MATETAAEPGDTTEAPDATEPAARKPGGAAILVLGAIGLLLLGAVAGVLLRLPLDKADTPAPGPVDVGFSQDMSAHHAQAVDMAGAALIASTDNDVRRLAYDILTTQQNQIGRMQGWLQLWGEPNQNVDGYMGWMSGHGAGSHHGGASTGHEMSGPVSSMPGMASQEEMTTLRQSTGPAMDTLFLQLMLRHHQGGVPMLDYAAEHADTTEVRTLAAQMSKTQEGESQLMTSMLAARGVAPLPLG, from the coding sequence GTGGCCACCGAGACCGCGGCCGAGCCCGGCGACACCACCGAAGCGCCCGACGCCACCGAGCCCGCCGCGCGCAAGCCCGGCGGCGCGGCGATCCTCGTGCTGGGCGCGATCGGCCTGCTGCTGCTCGGCGCCGTGGCCGGGGTGCTGCTGCGACTGCCGCTGGACAAGGCGGACACGCCCGCGCCGGGCCCTGTCGACGTGGGGTTCAGCCAGGACATGTCCGCCCACCACGCGCAGGCCGTCGACATGGCGGGCGCGGCGCTGATCGCCTCCACCGACAACGACGTGCGCAGGCTCGCCTACGACATCCTCACCACCCAGCAGAACCAGATCGGCCGCATGCAGGGCTGGTTGCAGCTGTGGGGCGAGCCGAACCAGAACGTGGACGGCTACATGGGCTGGATGAGCGGCCACGGCGCGGGCTCGCACCACGGCGGCGCGAGCACCGGCCACGAGATGTCGGGCCCCGTGTCGTCGATGCCGGGCATGGCGAGCCAGGAGGAGATGACCACCCTGCGTCAGTCCACCGGCCCGGCCATGGACACGCTGTTCCTGCAGCTGATGCTGCGCCACCACCAGGGCGGCGTGCCGATGCTCGACTACGCCGCCGAGCACGCCGACACCACCGAGGTGCGCACGCTGGCCGCGCAGATGTCCAAGACCCAGGAGGGCGAGTCACAGCTGATGACCAGCATGCTCGCCGCCCGCGGCGTCGCCCCGCTGCCGCTGGGCTGA
- a CDS encoding DUF3105 domain-containing protein: MPSRTSATSAKAVRAAGKSSPSRKPGKGNLPHKKREVPWALLGAGVAIVALIGLLAYSLVPKYLDQAAIREAQTDLKEWVPTKENQDPSTKIEGVVKQDYPAGLHVTSAQRVAYDKAPAYGGPHDGAWANCTGTVYAKPIRMENAVHSLEHGAVWIAYNPDKVDAAGVEKLSNFVKGRQYSLMSPYPGLESPISLQSWGHQLRLDSPDDARIKQFISALRENPYAYPEVGASCSNPIFDANNPPPFDSSPYGPEAVPMDGKGLTQDQSELGGGSGIPGLPSIPMPGGLPAGQ, encoded by the coding sequence ATGCCGAGCAGGACCAGCGCCACATCAGCCAAGGCCGTCCGGGCCGCGGGGAAGTCGTCTCCGTCCCGCAAACCCGGCAAAGGCAACCTTCCGCACAAGAAGCGCGAGGTCCCCTGGGCCCTGCTGGGCGCTGGCGTCGCCATCGTCGCGCTGATCGGCCTGCTGGCCTACAGCCTGGTGCCCAAGTACCTGGACCAGGCCGCGATCCGCGAGGCCCAGACCGACCTCAAGGAATGGGTGCCGACCAAGGAGAACCAGGACCCGTCGACCAAGATCGAGGGCGTCGTCAAGCAGGACTACCCGGCAGGTCTGCACGTCACCTCGGCCCAGCGGGTGGCCTATGACAAGGCGCCCGCCTACGGCGGCCCGCACGACGGCGCCTGGGCCAACTGCACCGGCACCGTCTACGCCAAGCCGATCCGGATGGAGAACGCCGTCCACTCGCTCGAGCACGGCGCGGTCTGGATCGCCTACAACCCGGACAAGGTCGACGCCGCGGGCGTGGAGAAGCTGTCGAACTTCGTCAAGGGCCGTCAGTACTCGCTGATGTCGCCGTACCCGGGTCTGGAATCGCCCATCTCGCTGCAGTCGTGGGGCCACCAGCTGCGCCTGGACTCCCCCGACGACGCGCGGATCAAGCAGTTCATCTCCGCGCTGCGCGAGAACCCGTACGCCTACCCCGAGGTCGGCGCCAGCTGCTCGAACCCGATCTTCGACGCCAACAACCCGCCGCCGTTCGACTCCTCGCCGTACGGCCCCGAGGCCGTGCCGATGGACGGCAAGGGCCTGACCCAGGACCAGTCCGAGCTCGGCGGCGGCAGCGGCATCCCCGGTCTGCCCAGCATCCCGATGCCGGGCGGCCTGCCGGCGGGCCAGTAG
- the argS gene encoding arginine--tRNA ligase: MTPADLADLLRTTAAKVLVERGLDSSVLPEQVTVERPRNPEHGDYATNVAMQVAKRVGTNPRELAGWLADALSATDDIEVAEVAGPGFLNIRLAASAQGAILAQILAAGATYGTGTTLAGTKINLEFVSANPTGPVHLGGTRWASVGDALGRILAAEGAEVTREYYFNDHGAQIDRFAKSLVAAALGEPTPADGYAGEYIQDISASIVAAHPDALTLPADERHELFRREGVQQMFAQIKQDLHDFGTDFDVYFNESELFASGAVERAVEQLKNSGNLYEKDGAWWIASTEFGDDKDRVVLKSDGNAAYIAGDIAYFQNKRARGFDLAIYMLGADHHGYIGRLKAAAAAFGDDPDTVEVLIGQMVNLVRDGQAVKMSKRAGTVVTLNDLVEAIGVDASRYSLVRSSVNSSIDIDLDLWTKAGNENPVYYVQYAHARTCRISDNAAAFEFDSVAPDFALLNSDREGDLIRTLGDFPRVVATAADTREPHRIARYLEELAGVYHPFQSDDDMRVLPKGDDTVTPLNAARLELVKATRQVLANGLALLGVSAPERM; this comes from the coding sequence GTGACTCCAGCTGACCTTGCAGATCTCCTTCGCACCACGGCCGCGAAGGTGCTTGTCGAACGTGGACTGGACTCGTCGGTCCTGCCCGAGCAGGTCACAGTGGAGCGTCCGCGCAACCCCGAACACGGCGACTATGCCACGAATGTGGCGATGCAGGTGGCCAAGCGGGTCGGAACCAACCCGCGCGAGCTGGCCGGATGGCTGGCCGACGCGCTGTCGGCGACCGACGACATCGAGGTGGCCGAGGTCGCGGGCCCCGGCTTCCTCAACATCCGCCTGGCCGCCTCGGCGCAGGGCGCGATCCTGGCGCAGATCCTGGCCGCGGGCGCGACCTACGGCACCGGCACCACGCTGGCCGGCACCAAGATCAACCTGGAGTTCGTCTCCGCCAACCCCACCGGTCCCGTGCACCTGGGCGGCACCCGCTGGGCCTCGGTCGGTGACGCGCTGGGCCGCATCCTGGCCGCCGAGGGCGCCGAGGTGACCCGCGAGTACTACTTCAACGACCACGGTGCCCAGATCGACCGCTTCGCCAAGTCGCTGGTCGCGGCCGCCCTGGGCGAGCCGACCCCCGCGGACGGCTACGCGGGCGAGTACATCCAGGACATCAGCGCGAGCATCGTCGCCGCGCACCCCGACGCGCTCACCCTGCCCGCCGACGAGCGGCACGAGCTGTTCCGGCGCGAGGGCGTGCAGCAGATGTTCGCCCAGATCAAGCAGGATCTGCACGACTTCGGCACCGACTTCGACGTGTACTTCAACGAGAGCGAGCTGTTCGCCTCCGGCGCCGTCGAGCGGGCCGTGGAGCAGCTCAAGAACTCGGGCAACCTGTACGAGAAGGACGGCGCCTGGTGGATCGCCTCCACCGAGTTCGGCGACGACAAGGACCGCGTGGTCCTCAAGAGCGACGGCAACGCCGCCTACATCGCCGGTGACATCGCCTACTTCCAGAACAAGCGCGCCCGCGGCTTCGACCTGGCCATCTACATGCTCGGCGCCGACCACCACGGCTACATCGGCAGGCTCAAGGCCGCCGCGGCCGCGTTCGGCGACGACCCCGACACCGTCGAGGTGCTGATCGGCCAGATGGTGAACCTGGTCCGCGACGGCCAGGCCGTGAAGATGAGCAAGCGCGCGGGCACCGTGGTGACGCTGAACGACCTGGTCGAGGCGATCGGCGTCGACGCGTCGCGCTACTCGCTGGTGCGTTCCTCGGTGAACTCGAGCATCGACATCGACCTCGACCTGTGGACCAAGGCGGGCAACGAGAATCCTGTCTACTACGTCCAGTACGCGCACGCCCGCACCTGCCGGATCAGCGACAACGCCGCCGCGTTCGAATTCGACTCCGTGGCACCGGACTTCGCGCTGCTGAACTCCGATCGCGAGGGTGACCTGATCCGCACCCTCGGCGATTTCCCGCGCGTGGTCGCCACCGCCGCCGACACCCGCGAACCGCACCGCATCGCCCGGTACCTCGAGGAACTGGCCGGGGTCTACCACCCGTTCCAGTCCGACGACGACATGCGTGTGCTGCCCAAGGGCGACGACACGGTCACCCCGCTCAACGCCGCCCGGCTCGAATTGGTCAAGGCCACCCGCCAGGTGCTGGCCAACGGCCTGGCCCTGCTCGGGGTCAGCGCCCCGGAGCGCATGTGA
- the lysA gene encoding diaminopimelate decarboxylase codes for MSAHPAGPRHAEIPHAPSLAERPTDPSEMIDLPANVWPRNATRGADGVVGIAGVSVTELAEQYGTPLFVVDEDDFRSRCRDMVRAFGPNARVHYASKAFLCGEIARWIRDEGLSLDVCSGGELAIALHAGFPAERIALHGNNKSVPELETAVAAGVGHVVVDSLYEIERLEAVAGAAGVVQDVLVRVTVGVEAHTHEYISTAHEDQKFGFSIAGGDAMEALARVFEADNLRLVGLHSHIGSQIFELDGFEIAARRMLGLLREAIDKFGIERTAQISTLDLGGGLGISYLPGDNPPPLDEFAAKLRELVAAEAARAGLPEPTIAVEPGRAIAGPGTVTLYEVGTIKDVELDGGARRRYVSVDGGMSDNIRPALYQADYDCRLVSRSSDAHAVVARVVGKHCESGDIVIRDTWMPADAGPGDLVAVAATGAYCYSMSSRYNQLTRPAVVAVRDGVSRLILRRETVADLLSLEVEG; via the coding sequence GTGAGTGCCCACCCCGCCGGTCCCCGGCACGCAGAGATCCCGCACGCGCCCAGCCTGGCCGAGCGCCCGACCGACCCGAGCGAGATGATCGACCTTCCCGCCAACGTGTGGCCGCGCAACGCCACCCGTGGCGCGGACGGCGTCGTCGGGATCGCCGGAGTGTCGGTCACCGAGCTGGCCGAGCAGTACGGCACCCCGCTGTTCGTGGTCGACGAGGACGACTTCCGCTCGCGCTGCCGCGACATGGTGCGTGCCTTCGGCCCCAACGCGCGCGTGCACTACGCGTCCAAGGCGTTCCTGTGCGGTGAGATCGCGCGCTGGATCCGCGACGAGGGCCTCTCGCTCGACGTCTGCTCCGGCGGCGAGCTGGCCATCGCGCTGCACGCCGGTTTCCCGGCCGAGCGCATCGCGCTGCACGGCAACAACAAGTCGGTGCCCGAGCTCGAGACCGCGGTCGCCGCGGGAGTCGGCCACGTGGTGGTGGACTCGCTCTACGAGATCGAGCGGCTCGAGGCGGTCGCCGGCGCGGCGGGCGTGGTCCAGGACGTGCTGGTCCGGGTCACCGTCGGCGTCGAGGCGCACACCCACGAGTACATCTCCACCGCGCACGAGGACCAGAAGTTCGGCTTCTCGATCGCCGGTGGCGACGCGATGGAGGCGCTGGCCCGCGTCTTCGAGGCCGACAACCTGCGCCTGGTGGGCCTGCACAGCCACATCGGCTCGCAGATCTTCGAGCTCGACGGCTTCGAGATCGCCGCGCGCCGCATGCTCGGCCTGCTGCGCGAGGCCATCGACAAGTTCGGTATCGAGCGCACCGCGCAGATCTCCACCCTGGATCTGGGCGGCGGCCTCGGTATCTCGTACCTGCCCGGCGACAACCCGCCGCCGCTGGACGAGTTCGCCGCCAAGCTGCGCGAGCTGGTCGCCGCCGAAGCCGCCCGCGCCGGGCTGCCCGAGCCGACCATCGCCGTCGAGCCGGGCCGCGCCATCGCGGGGCCGGGCACGGTCACGCTGTACGAGGTGGGCACCATCAAGGATGTCGAGCTCGACGGCGGCGCGCGGCGTCGCTACGTGAGCGTCGACGGCGGGATGAGCGACAATATCCGCCCCGCCCTCTACCAGGCCGATTACGATTGCCGTCTGGTCTCGCGCTCGTCGGACGCCCACGCGGTCGTCGCGCGCGTGGTCGGAAAGCATTGCGAGAGTGGCGATATCGTCATTCGTGACACCTGGATGCCCGCCGACGCGGGCCCCGGCGACCTGGTCGCCGTCGCGGCGACCGGTGCGTACTGCTACTCGATGTCGAGTCGCTACAACCAGCTCACCCGGCCCGCCGTGGTCGCGGTGCGCGACGGTGTCTCGCGATTGATTCTGCGCCGGGAAACGGTGGCGGACCTGCTCAGCCTGGAGGTGGAAGGATGA
- a CDS encoding homoserine dehydrogenase: protein MTENNGTRDAGRPLGVAVLGMGTVGTEVVRVLRDHAEDLRSRVGAPLVLRGVAVRDLAKDRGLPAELLTTDAEALVARDDVDLVVEVMGGIDPARALIGAALSGGKSVVTANKALLADYTGELAAAAERSRADLYFEAAVAGAIPVVRPLIQSLSGDRVNRVVGIVNGTTNFILSAMDETGAAYDDVLAEATDLGYAEADPTADVEGFDAAAKAAILASLAFHTRVTAADVYREGISKITAEDLETASAVGCTVKLLAICERVAAGPGEPTSAEGGKDRVSVRVYPALIPRKHPLASVNGAFNAVVVEADNAGRLMFYGQGAGGAPTASAVLGDLVMAARNKFYGGRAPGESVYAELPIAPIGDTPTRYHVNLQVEDRPGVLAAVADTFAQHGVSISTVRQQGHGEGARLVVVTHHAVESSLADTVAALADMDSVTSVTSVLRLEGTEES, encoded by the coding sequence ATGACCGAGAACAACGGGACCAGGGACGCGGGGCGTCCGCTCGGCGTCGCCGTGCTCGGGATGGGCACCGTCGGCACCGAGGTGGTCCGGGTCCTGCGTGACCACGCCGAGGACCTGCGCTCGCGGGTCGGCGCTCCGCTGGTGCTGCGCGGCGTCGCCGTGCGCGACCTGGCCAAGGACCGCGGCCTGCCCGCCGAGCTGCTGACCACCGACGCCGAGGCGCTCGTCGCCCGCGACGACGTCGACCTGGTGGTCGAGGTCATGGGCGGCATCGACCCGGCTCGCGCGCTCATCGGGGCCGCGCTGAGCGGCGGCAAGTCCGTGGTCACCGCCAACAAGGCGCTGCTGGCCGACTACACCGGCGAGCTGGCCGCCGCCGCCGAGCGCAGCCGCGCCGACCTGTACTTCGAGGCCGCCGTCGCCGGCGCGATCCCGGTGGTCCGCCCGCTGATCCAGTCGCTGTCGGGCGACCGGGTGAACCGGGTGGTCGGCATCGTCAACGGCACCACCAACTTCATCCTCTCCGCGATGGACGAGACCGGCGCCGCCTACGACGACGTGCTCGCCGAGGCCACCGACCTGGGCTACGCCGAGGCCGACCCCACCGCCGACGTCGAGGGCTTCGACGCCGCCGCCAAGGCCGCCATCCTGGCCTCGCTGGCCTTCCACACCCGGGTGACCGCGGCCGACGTGTACCGCGAGGGCATCTCCAAGATCACCGCCGAGGACCTGGAGACGGCCTCGGCCGTCGGCTGCACCGTGAAGCTGCTCGCCATCTGCGAGCGCGTCGCGGCCGGTCCGGGCGAGCCCACCTCCGCCGAGGGCGGCAAGGACCGCGTCTCGGTGCGCGTGTACCCGGCGCTCATCCCGCGCAAGCACCCGCTGGCCTCGGTCAACGGCGCGTTCAACGCCGTGGTCGTCGAGGCCGACAACGCGGGCAGGCTGATGTTCTACGGTCAGGGCGCCGGTGGCGCGCCGACCGCCTCGGCCGTGCTGGGCGATCTCGTCATGGCGGCCCGCAACAAGTTCTACGGTGGTCGTGCTCCGGGCGAATCGGTCTATGCTGAGCTGCCGATCGCGCCGATCGGCGACACCCCCACCCGCTACCACGTGAACCTGCAGGTGGAGGATCGTCCCGGCGTGCTCGCCGCGGTGGCCGACACCTTCGCCCAGCACGGCGTGAGCATCTCCACCGTGCGTCAGCAGGGTCATGGCGAGGGTGCGCGGCTCGTGGTCGTCACCCACCACGCGGTGGAGTCCTCGCTGGCCGATACTGTCGCGGCATTGGCCGACATGGATTCGGTCACCTCTGTGACCAGCGTTCTCAGACTGGAAGGCACCGAAGAATCATGA